The following are encoded together in the Cohaesibacter gelatinilyticus genome:
- the flhB gene encoding flagellar biosynthesis protein FlhB, which translates to MADNSDEEKTEEPTQKRLEDAHKKGDVAKSQEVSAWFSMIGTGLALALFSGYIVTGLSTHLKGFFEHSYQLNLESGMLMRLWSEISYSLLGLMVLPMLAMMTMAVFGNLVQHKFVFSTEPITPKLSKISPLGGFKRLFSKDSLINFTKGLIKLAIVSVVLVLILYPQRDKLDVMIQLDVAMLLPLVLELSLQLVAGVIAIMTIVAVADFFYQKHKWMEKQKMSIKEIKDEFKQQEGDPTVKAKLRQLRMERSRGRMMAAVPDASVVLTNPTHYSVALKYDEGMGAPLCVAKGVDDVALRIRDVAKEADVPIVQNPALTRALYSTVEVDDEIPEEHYKAVAEVIGYIMKLKNRASWSNRNK; encoded by the coding sequence ATGGCTGATAATAGCGACGAGGAAAAAACAGAAGAGCCCACCCAAAAAAGGTTGGAAGATGCTCATAAAAAAGGAGATGTGGCCAAAAGTCAGGAGGTCTCTGCCTGGTTCTCCATGATTGGTACAGGTTTGGCGCTGGCTCTATTTTCAGGCTATATCGTAACTGGCCTATCCACGCATTTGAAGGGCTTTTTTGAGCATTCCTATCAGCTTAATCTGGAAAGTGGCATGCTGATGAGGCTTTGGAGCGAGATAAGCTACAGTTTGCTCGGTCTGATGGTTCTGCCCATGCTTGCCATGATGACCATGGCGGTGTTTGGCAATCTGGTTCAGCACAAATTTGTTTTTTCAACCGAGCCAATTACACCCAAATTATCCAAGATCAGCCCTCTTGGTGGCTTCAAACGCCTGTTTTCAAAAGACAGCCTGATCAACTTTACCAAAGGCTTGATCAAGCTTGCCATAGTGAGTGTCGTCCTGGTGCTCATTCTCTATCCGCAACGTGACAAGCTGGATGTGATGATTCAGCTTGATGTGGCCATGTTGTTGCCGCTGGTTCTCGAGCTTTCGCTGCAACTTGTTGCCGGAGTGATCGCGATCATGACCATTGTTGCGGTGGCCGACTTCTTCTACCAGAAGCATAAGTGGATGGAAAAACAGAAGATGTCCATCAAGGAGATCAAGGACGAGTTCAAGCAACAGGAAGGTGATCCGACCGTCAAAGCCAAATTGCGTCAGCTGCGTATGGAACGTAGCCGGGGGCGTATGATGGCAGCAGTGCCTGATGCTTCTGTTGTTTTGACCAACCCGACCCATTATTCCGTGGCACTGAAATATGATGAAGGAATGGGGGCGCCGCTGTGCGTTGCCAAAGGCGTGGATGATGTTGCCTTGCGGATCAGGGATGTTGCCAAGGAGGCCGATGTGCCAATCGTGCAAAATCCGGCTTTGACTCGCGCTCTATACTCTACTGTAGAAGTGGATGACGAGATTCCTGAGGAACATTATAAGGCAGTCGCCGAAGTGATCGGCTATATAATGAAATTGAAGAATCGGGCAAGCTGGTCTAATCGCAACAAATAG
- the fliP gene encoding flagellar type III secretion system pore protein FliP (The bacterial flagellar biogenesis protein FliP forms a type III secretion system (T3SS)-type pore required for flagellar assembly.): MLGLSAVAVAQELSIGFGDEITVTERSVQLVALITILSLAPSILIMVTSFTRIVVVLSLLRSAIGLQTAPPNTVMVSLALFLTAFIMAPTFEEAYNTGIEPLVAGSIDVPEAFEISVKPFHAFMRQHVREQDLALFMDMARTEPPATPEEISLRVLIPAFMISELRRAFEIGFLIFLPFIIIDLVVASILMSMGMMMLPPVVISLPFKLIFFVLVDGWNLITGSLVKSFLGT; this comes from the coding sequence ATGTTGGGACTTTCGGCTGTTGCGGTCGCTCAGGAATTATCCATTGGCTTTGGCGATGAGATCACCGTGACCGAGCGCTCGGTTCAACTGGTGGCGCTGATCACCATTCTCTCACTCGCCCCGTCAATTCTGATCATGGTGACATCATTCACCCGTATCGTTGTGGTGCTCTCGCTTCTGCGCTCGGCCATCGGCTTGCAAACCGCACCACCCAATACTGTGATGGTCAGCCTCGCACTCTTTTTGACCGCCTTCATAATGGCGCCTACATTTGAAGAAGCTTACAATACAGGGATCGAACCTCTTGTCGCAGGAAGCATTGATGTCCCCGAGGCATTTGAGATCTCAGTCAAACCATTCCATGCTTTCATGCGTCAACATGTCAGAGAGCAAGATCTGGCTCTCTTCATGGATATGGCCAGAACCGAACCACCTGCAACACCAGAAGAAATCAGTCTTCGTGTCCTGATTCCAGCATTCATGATCAGTGAACTACGGCGCGCATTTGAAATCGGCTTTCTGATCTTCCTGCCGTTCATCATCATTGATCTTGTCGTGGCATCCATTCTGATGTCCATGGGCATGATGATGCTACCGCCAGTTGTAATTTCCCTGCCGTTCAAGCTGATCTTTTTCGTACTGGTTGACGGTTGGAACCTGATCACCGGATCACTGGTAAAAAGCTTCCTTGGAACATAA
- the fliR gene encoding flagellar biosynthetic protein FliR, with amino-acid sequence MLIEILPQTAFIFMLIFARIGTLFMVLPAFSERGVPVRVRLAIALTTSLMMYPLVSEQFAQVPSTLYGALAAMGKEIVVALLIGLSIKLVTSALQIAATTIAFQLGLSFAMGPDMSTGGQTVTLGTFMSVLAVTLIFVTDLHYVMIAAMYDSYELFPVNEMPPIGDIAQFASETVAGAFLVGTKIAAPFIVYGLLFYFGLGLLSRLMPQLQVFFIAMPANIGIGLLLFMILCTTLMTWYLGHLEEVLGRFIAS; translated from the coding sequence ATGCTGATTGAAATACTTCCACAAACAGCCTTTATTTTCATGCTGATCTTTGCGCGGATCGGCACGCTTTTCATGGTGCTTCCTGCGTTCAGTGAACGGGGCGTGCCGGTCAGAGTTCGCTTGGCCATTGCTCTTACAACCAGTCTCATGATGTATCCATTGGTTTCTGAACAATTCGCCCAAGTTCCCTCGACCTTGTATGGAGCATTGGCGGCAATGGGCAAGGAGATTGTCGTTGCCTTGCTGATTGGCCTTTCGATCAAACTTGTTACATCTGCCTTGCAAATCGCAGCAACCACCATTGCGTTTCAGTTGGGGCTGTCTTTTGCAATGGGACCGGATATGTCAACGGGCGGGCAGACGGTTACATTGGGGACATTCATGAGCGTGCTGGCAGTGACGCTGATTTTCGTCACCGATCTGCACTATGTGATGATTGCCGCAATGTATGATTCCTACGAATTGTTCCCGGTCAATGAAATGCCCCCTATCGGCGATATTGCACAATTTGCTTCCGAGACAGTTGCCGGTGCATTTCTTGTCGGCACCAAGATCGCGGCCCCCTTTATTGTCTATGGGCTTTTGTTCTATTTCGGTCTTGGTCTCCTGTCGCGTCTGATGCCTCAATTGCAGGTTTTTTTCATCGCTATGCCTGCTAACATTGGCATAGGCCTTCTGCTGTTCATGATTCTCTGTACCACTTTGATGACGTGGTATCTGGGCCACTTGGAAGAAGTGCTGGGGCGCTTCATTGCCTCATGA
- the fliQ gene encoding flagellar biosynthesis protein FliQ produces the protein MTGAEVLDIAREGLWVMIKMSAPIMVVGLVVGVVIALFQALTQIQEMTLVFVPKIISIFLALMIGLPFLGDLISTYMRFLMEKAVTG, from the coding sequence ATGACCGGAGCGGAAGTGCTTGATATCGCTCGAGAAGGCTTATGGGTGATGATCAAGATGTCTGCCCCCATTATGGTGGTGGGCCTTGTTGTTGGTGTCGTCATTGCCCTCTTTCAGGCCTTGACCCAGATTCAGGAGATGACGTTGGTCTTTGTTCCAAAAATCATCTCCATCTTTCTGGCCTTGATGATAGGGTTACCCTTTCTCGGGGATCTGATCAGCACTTATATGCGGTTCTTGATGGAAAAAGCTGTTACGGGTTAG
- a CDS encoding response regulator, with protein sequence MSQNTETQAIIDRSERSGSVKWLIFLALILVLAAVGLAFYQGEAGGKLQLLFLGLLAGVGILSLLGMAVGLVQLGQKQAPHHLTRQFVDSMQDGVLVCSSKGHIVYANQYYAQLTEAPAAEAVRSIERTFAGEPDAAEAVYRLSEAAREGRSAMEEFRLSRGLAGRTSEEERGNAGRWFRVKVQVMDDLDEKGKKDQLAVWQISDITRDRERQENIFQELQLAINYLDHAPAGFFSAEPDGRVIYMNATLADWLGYDLAQFEPRDLVLKDLISGDGTALLAGAVANPGMAKTEMIDLDLVKRNGQSLPVRLMHRVPTASDGTSGASRTLVLNRSPGEEISEELRVAEVRFARFFNNTPIAIAALTGDGKVVRTNAPFVRMFHDVPPDDFPADDVTVEDAEDAEIVSDAVADVEVSQGITLMKMVAEKNRDELAAAIEEALGGKSHIAPVESELFHDSERTVRFFLSGVEDSEGDDEQVIVYALETTEQRALEVQFTQSQKMQAVGQLAGGVAHDFNNVLTAIIGFSDLLLASHRPSDPAFQDIMNIKQNANRAASLVRQLLAFSRRQTLRPQTLSLSEVLANLSILLDRLLGEKVELDVVHGRDLWPVKADLNQLEQVIVNLAVNARDAMPEGGQLTIQTRNLNEEEASQMPYKVLQPSDYVLLEVLDSGTGIPPEIREKIFEPFFSTKDVGKGTGLGLSTVYGIVKQTGGFIFLESEMGQGTTFRIFLPRFVEEAKDDVLEIEVEADMPPPAPETVEDLTGSATILLVEDEEAVRAFAARALASRGYTVHEAGSGVEALELIEEIEEGVDLVVSDVVMPEMDGPTMLGELRKKRPDIRVIFMSGYAEEAFRKNLPENEEFGFLPKPFSLKQLAVKIKEMLEE encoded by the coding sequence GTGAGCCAGAATACGGAAACACAGGCCATCATTGATCGAAGTGAACGGTCTGGCAGTGTGAAATGGCTGATTTTCTTGGCTTTGATATTGGTGTTGGCAGCTGTTGGATTGGCTTTTTATCAAGGTGAAGCTGGCGGCAAATTGCAATTGCTTTTTTTGGGATTGCTGGCTGGAGTTGGTATCTTATCCCTGTTGGGTATGGCCGTGGGGTTGGTTCAACTCGGTCAAAAGCAGGCTCCCCATCACCTTACGCGCCAGTTTGTTGACAGCATGCAGGATGGTGTGCTGGTTTGTAGCTCCAAAGGGCATATTGTCTATGCCAATCAGTATTATGCGCAATTGACGGAAGCGCCCGCTGCTGAAGCTGTTCGATCAATAGAACGGACCTTTGCAGGAGAGCCGGATGCCGCTGAAGCTGTCTATCGTCTCTCCGAAGCCGCCCGTGAAGGTCGTTCGGCGATGGAGGAGTTTCGTCTTTCGCGCGGTCTTGCGGGTCGAACGAGTGAAGAGGAACGCGGCAATGCCGGTCGCTGGTTCCGTGTCAAGGTTCAGGTCATGGATGATCTGGACGAGAAGGGTAAGAAGGATCAGCTGGCCGTTTGGCAAATCAGCGATATCACCCGTGATCGTGAACGTCAGGAAAATATCTTTCAGGAATTGCAGTTGGCCATCAACTATCTGGATCATGCGCCTGCCGGTTTCTTTTCTGCCGAGCCTGATGGTCGTGTGATCTATATGAATGCCACATTGGCGGACTGGCTAGGCTATGATCTGGCTCAGTTCGAGCCACGTGACCTTGTACTGAAGGATCTGATCTCCGGGGATGGGACTGCGTTGCTTGCTGGGGCTGTTGCCAATCCTGGTATGGCCAAGACCGAGATGATCGATCTTGATCTGGTCAAACGCAATGGTCAGAGCTTGCCTGTGCGTCTGATGCATCGTGTGCCAACTGCCTCTGATGGCACATCTGGTGCCTCTCGCACTCTGGTGCTTAATCGTAGTCCGGGAGAGGAAATTTCCGAGGAACTACGTGTGGCCGAGGTTCGCTTCGCCCGTTTCTTCAACAACACACCAATTGCGATTGCTGCTCTGACCGGGGATGGTAAGGTGGTGCGAACCAATGCACCATTTGTACGTATGTTCCATGACGTACCACCAGATGATTTTCCTGCTGATGACGTGACCGTTGAAGATGCTGAGGACGCTGAAATTGTCTCAGATGCAGTTGCGGATGTGGAAGTTAGCCAGGGTATTACCCTGATGAAAATGGTTGCGGAGAAAAACCGTGATGAGCTTGCAGCTGCCATCGAAGAAGCGCTTGGTGGAAAAAGCCACATTGCCCCGGTGGAAAGTGAGTTATTCCATGATTCCGAGCGCACTGTTCGCTTCTTCCTATCTGGTGTTGAGGATAGCGAAGGGGATGACGAGCAGGTCATTGTGTATGCGTTGGAGACCACCGAACAACGCGCTCTTGAAGTCCAGTTCACTCAAAGCCAGAAGATGCAGGCTGTCGGCCAGCTGGCCGGTGGTGTTGCGCACGATTTCAACAATGTTCTGACCGCGATCATCGGATTCTCTGATCTGTTGCTGGCAAGTCATCGTCCAAGTGATCCGGCTTTCCAGGACATCATGAATATCAAGCAAAATGCCAATCGTGCAGCTTCGCTCGTACGGCAATTGCTAGCCTTCTCACGTCGCCAGACCTTGCGCCCGCAGACGCTGTCTTTGAGCGAAGTTCTGGCAAACCTGTCTATCTTGCTGGACCGTCTATTGGGTGAAAAGGTTGAGCTTGATGTGGTGCATGGACGTGATCTCTGGCCTGTCAAGGCGGACTTGAACCAGTTGGAGCAGGTTATTGTCAATCTGGCGGTGAATGCTCGCGACGCAATGCCAGAGGGTGGCCAGCTCACCATTCAGACACGGAATCTGAACGAAGAAGAAGCCAGTCAGATGCCTTACAAGGTTCTGCAGCCGTCTGATTATGTTCTACTCGAAGTTTTGGACAGCGGTACCGGGATTCCTCCTGAAATTCGGGAAAAGATTTTCGAGCCATTTTTCTCGACCAAAGATGTTGGCAAAGGAACCGGGCTTGGCCTGTCTACTGTCTATGGCATCGTTAAACAGACTGGTGGTTTCATTTTCCTCGAAAGTGAAATGGGGCAGGGCACGACCTTCCGGATTTTCCTTCCGCGGTTCGTTGAAGAAGCCAAGGATGATGTTCTGGAAATTGAGGTCGAGGCGGATATGCCTCCTCCGGCACCTGAAACTGTCGAGGATCTAACTGGTAGTGCTACGATCTTGTTGGTGGAAGACGAAGAAGCGGTCAGGGCCTTTGCTGCTCGGGCTTTGGCTTCACGTGGCTATACGGTTCATGAAGCTGGATCCGGAGTGGAAGCGCTTGAATTGATCGAGGAGATCGAAGAAGGCGTTGATCTTGTTGTCTCCGATGTGGTGATGCCGGAAATGGATGGTCCGACCATGTTGGGTGAGCTGCGCAAGAAACGCCCGGATATCCGTGTGATCTTCATGTCCGGTTATGCGGAGGAAGCTTTCCGCAAGAACCTGCCGGAGAATGAAGAATTCGGCTTCTTGCCCAAGCCATTTTCGCTCAAGCAGCTTGCAGTCAAGATTAAGGAAATGCTTGAGGAGTGA
- the flgC gene encoding flagellar basal body rod protein FlgC, translating to MDFLKSIMIAASGLKAQSGRMRIVSENIANANSTSRKPGGDPYRRQIPSFKSHFDRELGAKTVEMGRILPDKSDFRTRYDPGHPAADAKGYVKLPNVNSLVETVDLQEAQRSYQANLNVISATRTMVMKTLDILKV from the coding sequence ATGGATTTTCTAAAATCAATCATGATTGCAGCCTCGGGCCTGAAAGCGCAAAGCGGTCGTATGCGCATCGTGTCAGAGAATATTGCAAACGCAAATTCCACCTCCCGTAAACCGGGGGGGGATCCTTACCGGCGGCAGATTCCATCCTTTAAATCTCACTTTGATCGCGAATTGGGAGCAAAGACTGTTGAGATGGGACGGATCCTGCCGGACAAATCGGACTTTCGCACACGTTACGATCCGGGACATCCGGCGGCTGATGCGAAGGGCTATGTGAAACTTCCCAACGTCAACTCTCTCGTCGAAACGGTGGATTTGCAGGAAGCTCAGCGCAGTTATCAAGCAAACCTGAATGTGATCAGCGCGACGCGCACAATGGTGATGAAGACGCTTGATATTCTCAAAGTGTAA
- the fliE gene encoding flagellar hook-basal body complex protein FliE, with amino-acid sequence MSLTNLAASNAYNLAQRLTNQTQSTQTLEKAVDAQPDFAQMVKDGVSGVLDKGQVAEKTATDMVSGKADVVDVVTAVAETEVALETMVSVRDRVISAYEEIMRMPI; translated from the coding sequence ATGAGTTTGACAAATCTGGCAGCAAGCAATGCCTATAATCTAGCCCAAAGACTGACGAATCAGACACAATCGACCCAGACCCTTGAGAAGGCCGTTGATGCTCAGCCTGATTTTGCGCAAATGGTCAAGGATGGTGTTTCGGGCGTGCTGGACAAAGGGCAGGTGGCAGAGAAGACCGCAACAGACATGGTGAGTGGCAAAGCGGATGTTGTTGATGTCGTGACAGCTGTGGCCGAGACGGAAGTGGCGTTGGAAACGATGGTTTCAGTTCGTGATCGGGTTATCTCTGCCTATGAAGAAATTATGCGGATGCCTATCTAG
- a CDS encoding FliO/MopB family protein, with amino-acid sequence MNGDSGLLVQFLLALGAVLFLIVVIAWLLKKVNLVSSRVGRLGEDARLSVSEAVAVDHRRKLVLVKRDHVEHLILIGGENDLLLEHAIPPHARPQPKAPSQTQPQKAKQAQPISKSSQEQATKAAVSGTDQEVSKNKLGSKVERLASPVSAAMSALSSKPDKAVKAKPSKSGGSSRSEIPGNELSTPPLSSQTAKTPAPTPASGMEHKNPPQTTQSDIVANWRPERPQPRPAHPSTDTMPVEKMDMPHIQKGPIVPPPAPVPAQPSQQASIQPAPAPQTKAPQPPQHTQPSESIQARPEQTESERKSGDEATQQKPNDEQAHETNYQDEITRLLDELSNDSNKS; translated from the coding sequence ATGAATGGGGATAGCGGATTGCTGGTTCAATTCTTACTGGCCCTTGGCGCGGTCTTGTTCCTGATCGTAGTCATTGCCTGGCTGCTCAAAAAGGTAAATCTTGTCTCTTCACGTGTCGGTCGACTGGGAGAGGATGCGCGGTTATCTGTCAGCGAAGCGGTGGCTGTGGATCACCGTCGCAAGCTCGTGCTGGTCAAACGCGACCATGTGGAGCATCTTATTCTGATCGGCGGGGAAAATGACCTGCTACTCGAGCACGCAATCCCGCCTCACGCACGCCCGCAACCCAAAGCCCCATCCCAAACACAGCCGCAAAAGGCAAAGCAAGCTCAACCAATCAGCAAAAGCTCTCAAGAGCAAGCAACCAAAGCTGCTGTTTCCGGTACCGATCAGGAAGTTTCAAAAAACAAACTCGGGTCCAAGGTAGAACGCTTGGCTAGCCCTGTCAGCGCTGCCATGTCTGCTCTGTCTTCAAAACCCGATAAGGCCGTCAAGGCAAAGCCGAGCAAATCTGGAGGGAGCAGCAGGTCCGAAATTCCTGGAAATGAGCTGAGCACTCCCCCTCTCTCTTCTCAGACGGCAAAAACGCCGGCACCAACGCCAGCGTCTGGTATGGAGCACAAAAATCCTCCGCAGACTACACAGTCCGATATAGTCGCCAACTGGCGCCCGGAAAGACCTCAACCCCGGCCAGCACATCCATCCACAGATACCATGCCGGTTGAGAAAATGGACATGCCTCACATACAGAAAGGCCCAATAGTCCCACCTCCAGCGCCAGTACCGGCACAGCCATCGCAGCAAGCTTCAATCCAGCCAGCCCCTGCGCCTCAAACAAAAGCGCCGCAACCGCCGCAGCACACTCAACCGTCAGAAAGCATTCAGGCACGGCCGGAACAGACTGAGAGTGAGAGAAAATCAGGCGACGAAGCAACCCAACAAAAGCCAAACGACGAGCAAGCACACGAAACCAACTATCAGGATGAAATCACCCGCCTGCTCGACGAATTGTCCAATGACAGCAATAAATCATGA
- a CDS encoding SUMF1/EgtB/PvdO family nonheme iron enzyme has protein sequence MVSGETISFIKQALVGFSLLALVLFTLLLQHMRAFAIDIDVPTVLVEPRSFTYRVPGEYVREGRPINGPIEKKHVPNRLHVMKYQVSAQDYEACVSDGACKSQWQAYISADGTVEPLYEPIPVTGVSHDDANAYATWLSEKTGLVWRLPTDVEWASFAAERYYDDALLPNSVDRDPSISQPSKARRYGLDKGELPRDEEYDPIPKKLGSFGVNSLGIADLSGNIWEWTSSCYMRYRHDASGALIESQNHCGVYIAQGKLRSYLSSFIRDPLSGGCAVGEPPENLGFRLVRDEPKADWKSRLQAFLAR, from the coding sequence ATGGTTTCCGGCGAGACAATCTCATTCATCAAGCAAGCCTTGGTTGGCTTCTCTCTTTTGGCACTGGTTTTGTTTACCCTGTTGCTTCAGCATATGCGCGCCTTTGCAATCGATATAGATGTACCGACTGTGCTGGTTGAACCACGCAGCTTTACCTATCGAGTTCCTGGTGAATATGTGCGAGAGGGGCGTCCTATTAACGGCCCGATCGAGAAAAAACATGTTCCCAATCGCTTACACGTGATGAAGTATCAAGTTAGTGCGCAGGATTATGAAGCTTGTGTGTCTGACGGTGCCTGCAAGTCACAATGGCAGGCTTATATCAGCGCAGATGGAACAGTTGAGCCATTGTATGAGCCAATACCGGTTACTGGTGTTAGCCACGATGATGCCAATGCCTATGCAACTTGGTTATCTGAGAAAACAGGCCTTGTCTGGCGCTTGCCAACCGATGTGGAATGGGCGTCTTTTGCTGCTGAACGTTATTATGATGATGCTCTCTTGCCCAATAGTGTCGATCGTGATCCTTCTATCTCTCAGCCTAGCAAGGCACGGCGCTATGGATTGGATAAAGGCGAGTTGCCACGTGACGAGGAATATGATCCCATCCCCAAAAAACTTGGGAGTTTTGGAGTGAATTCTCTCGGCATTGCAGATCTGTCCGGCAATATCTGGGAATGGACGTCTAGCTGCTATATGCGTTATCGCCATGATGCATCAGGTGCACTGATAGAGTCTCAAAATCATTGTGGTGTTTATATTGCCCAAGGCAAACTGCGCTCGTATCTTTCAAGCTTCATTCGTGACCCGCTTTCTGGCGGCTGTGCTGTGGGCGAGCCTCCAGAAAATCTTGGTTTCCGCCTGGTTCGTGATGAACCAAAAGCTGACTGGAAAAGCCGGTTGCAAGCCTTTCTGGCTCGGTAG
- the flgB gene encoding flagellar basal body rod protein FlgB, whose product MAIGDLKMFSMLRSKMHWHQTRQRVLAENVANADTPSYRARDLTAFSTKKRLQMAPAQGLSTSQTHGNHLQGKSAIVRDAFNSKKVDGFEITPEGNAVVLEEQMMKVTANQMDYQAVSTLYSKGMGLIKTAIRRPG is encoded by the coding sequence ATGGCAATTGGTGATCTGAAAATGTTTTCCATGTTGCGTTCCAAAATGCATTGGCATCAGACACGGCAGCGGGTTTTGGCAGAGAATGTTGCCAATGCCGACACGCCGAGTTATCGCGCCCGTGATCTTACGGCTTTTTCGACCAAAAAACGTTTGCAGATGGCGCCTGCACAGGGGCTGTCCACCTCGCAGACACATGGCAATCATTTGCAAGGCAAATCGGCAATTGTGCGAGATGCTTTCAACTCCAAAAAGGTTGATGGTTTTGAGATCACTCCAGAAGGGAATGCCGTAGTGCTTGAAGAGCAGATGATGAAGGTCACTGCGAACCAGATGGACTATCAGGCGGTCAGTACACTCTATTCCAAAGGTATGGGACTGATCAAAACTGCTATTCGCCGTCCCGGCTGA